A segment of the Mytilus trossulus isolate FHL-02 chromosome 12, PNRI_Mtr1.1.1.hap1, whole genome shotgun sequence genome:
ATCAATAGTCAAAACTatagtaaacacattttttatcaTTACCGATATGTTATTACGAGTGAATGGCAAACTGTCGACCTGGGAAGAtaactttcaaaaatatattaatgaacTGTTATACAAGAAGTCAACTGTTTTATTATAACCTGACGTAAAAGTCGACAGGATAAAGAGTCTAATAAATTGCTTACttttgaaacttaatataattaGCATTAGTAGTgcaatgtttataattttttatctttatacatgttttgtaaaaaaatgaatgtcgTCACTGTCAAGGAaactagtttatttttttatatttttggtaatACGTTGTACTTCAGTCATGTAacgatattggagatctagaGCTTTTTCACCGTAGACACATCGGAATGGCCAAGGACCCAAAGAAAAGCTATGGTACCGTGTGGAAAATAGCGATGAATACTAACTTTGgaatcaatatttaatgttatttgaattgtaaataatacaattgcatgtagcaatcattgttattttataaaattttctcatgcatattattgaaaaatatacctatatggtccaaatactcatatggtccaacccgtttaaaaccgaacgagtatatactcatatagTCCGAAAATACGCGTACGGTTGGACCTTACGcttatggtcggaccatatgagtacaagcatatggtcatgaccataacgtatggtccaaatactcacaTGGTCCGGAACATAGCCAGttaaggtcgttaaaaacttccatttgttgtagcCATATTAATAAGGCGACtatgcaagggctgtatagccagtcaaggtcatttaaaacttccatttgttgaaGCCATCTTAATAAGGCGACTAttcaagggctgtatagccacaGTAAAGGTCAtttaaaacttccatttgttgtagcCATCTTAATAAGGCGACtatgcaagggctgtatagccacaGTCAAGGTCATTTAAAACTACCATTTGATGAGCTATCTTAAAAAGAATACTGCAATGTTCTATCACAAATATAGAAATGGATTCCAGGCTCAATCCActgatttaaaatgatataaaagagTTTACTAAGTAAGAATTGGTTTGCAAGACCttcaaaacaatataattttcCTAATTTACAACTGTTTCAtctttttagggaaaaaaaatgaaaaagacagacCTGCTTTCACAGCAACATTGGCAAGAACATTAACTCTTACGAAAGCTTACCCAATTAAATATGACAGGGTAATTTTGAACCAAGGAAGAGGATATAATCCAAAGACAGGAATATTTACAGCAACAAAGTCAGGACTATATCTTATTTCTGCAACAGTCATGTCTAATGGTGGTGGCTACTTAGACGCTTACATCAGTAAAAATGGAGCAAACCTCATGAACCTGCATGGTCCACAGATCCATGGAGGAACTGAAACTGCCACTCCTGTGCTAGACCTTGAGAAAGGAGATAAAGTTTCAGTGAGAAGCAGTGGTTCATATAAAACCTATGGTAACAACTATTCCTATTTCTCAGCAGTTTATATTGCTTAGTTATTAACAtgagaaatgaaataaataaaagtgaTAGTCcttctgtattttatattttataaagtcTTTCCACTATTCATGGGGAGACCTTTTATATTTGTTCTAACTATTCATTTATCCACGTCTgagatgttttttgttttatttcaagaCACATTTTAATAAAAGGATTTTTACCCATGACATAGGGATTACAGTATCACAATTAACTCTGCCTAGTTGAAAACCTACTCTAGGATTTATCTCCCAACACTTTCtttttcttgttgtttttattcttttgtaacCATACAggaaattgtttgttttgttgcaatttgtttgttttacctAAAGGATTGCTTCAGTCAAATGAGATAGAAGTGATCCAATGACATCTTATGTAGTTCTTGGACCGTTAGGAGAAAGGTCATGTTCTTTATTTTGACCTTcacatgttatttttattcCACAGATACTGCAATAAaaggtttttgtaaaaaaattggtTATAATATGTTGCAACTTTGATGCATTTGAGTCAGTGTTTCTGTGATCTTTTATGGGAGttttaagctttggatttcaaatattttggtcacgagcatcagtgaagagacatgtattgttgaaATACCCATCTGGTGAAGGAAAAATgataccgttaatgttattactaccactgggtcgatgcctctgctggtggactgttagtcatgttattaaaatttgctgttacaaaatattagaaattattataaattaaggaatgtatttcCCTAATTCAAAGCTTATAGCTGTTCATCttttataagctttggatttcaaatattttggtcacaagcatcactgaagagacatgtgcatctggtgcaagaaaattggtaccgtaaaTGTtgttaaaccatatatatttgaaatcagtatAACTTCTCCatcatacatgtaaaagatcTGGGTTGTTGTGATTTGATGTctttgaaattgaggtcaaggtcgcaggactattttaaaatcaagatttttacaATTTCTATAATTTCTTGCTGGTTCatgataaatcataaaatatctCTTGCTTTAGGTTGGAAGTgagattatttaaatgaaaataacttatTTTTGCACTCATTTAATGTATAAGTAATaagaaaccatatatttctttaattattaGATTGTAAGCTCTCATTTGACACCAGAAGTGGTTAGTGCAtcagactactaacacaaaTGTACCCGGTTTGATCCCC
Coding sequences within it:
- the LOC134693175 gene encoding EMILIN-2-like, translating into MMYFQMFVFSTCLLLISMLAKEVESGSCPKLENKIFDNLVDMMVAIKSGSQISENKIVDKLVDMMAAIKSGSQISGKKNEKDRPAFTATLARTLTLTKAYPIKYDRVILNQGRGYNPKTGIFTATKSGLYLISATVMSNGGGYLDAYISKNGANLMNLHGPQIHGGTETATPVLDLEKGDKVSVRSSGSYKTYGNNYSYFSAVYIA